Within Wyeomyia smithii strain HCP4-BCI-WySm-NY-G18 chromosome 2, ASM2978416v1, whole genome shotgun sequence, the genomic segment TGCGAATAGCTGGCTAGATCGTTTGGAAATATCGTGGATAGACCAGTTGCCGATAGTCGTAGCAACCGCTTGAAGGCTTCGGAGATctgtaaagaaaaattttatATTAGATATTTTGTGTCgggaaataaaaatatatttaatagttcaatatgaatatatatgaTAGTTTTGtctgtacggtactgttgcttttaccagcatgtttcttttcaagacatcagtttttattagattCTAAAAGCAGGTTAACAATCTGTTTAAGAAAGTGAGCTGttctaaatttttcgaaaaacctttaccttcgagacatcaaataagTCTAGATTcataaaaacaaacataattttaCCTGGTGAGACGGGGGAACTCtgaaactttttatattttttactgctgtgcaatgaaataataatgatgtctagcgtattacaaaattgtccattttatCTATCCTACAGCATATTGGTTAtagttatccatcatgtggttatgctgttattatcgttagaaatctgacggaacatttgctagtttcaattccaattttacagaatgtacctcagtatagaaaacaaagacaatCGTCCGCGTCCCACGTCGATACGAGTTGGTGTCTACTATTTTTACTTCACACCGttaatttcaagaaaatattatttatacTCTACCGTTTTACGTACGGTTGTCACAATTTACATCAAGTTTACTATAAATATAGAACAACTATCGGTAAAACGGcagtttttaacaaaattaaaacACGCCTACTTACCACTCCTACAAAATACGGACTGCCAGCATCACCGAACGCATGGGAGATCAGGATCTGGAAGGCTTCCGCTGTGGATCGCCGTGTCGGCACGACAACATACTGTGCGGAAAGTAAACATCAACCAAAAATAAGTAAaacggagagagagagagaaaagaaaaTCAGTTTACATGTTCTGTTTCGCACACTTGGTGGCACCCATGGTACGCAAATATTCTCACAGAGGGACACGCATCACGGTCAGGTCAAGTTCGACTCTAGTAGACAACAGATGACGCTAGTGGTCATGATAAAAAATTAAGCGCCTTTGATAAATGATACTACTAAACTAAGATGGTTGGTTAGCTGTGCTATTAGAGATAGCTGATAATTGGTCAGGTTAGTCCTACGATATTTGTTTCCTTTTACACTACCGACTCATACATAATTTGCGCTAAAGTCTTATACCGATCAAGTTGCCGCGTTTCGTTTGTCTCCAATTGGGACAAATTGTGAAGAATATTTTACTAGGTTTTACACTCAAGTTAAAGGATGATTTTGATTTTGCAGATAAGCAAAACTGATTAAGTTTCAGTTCACATAGTGAAGTCGGGTTGTGTTATTAGCGCAAAGGTTATAACGCGTGGTACAGACAGAatgttaaacagaaaagaatTTAATCCTGATTGGATGCATACAATCGGTAAGTCTTTTTTCTTTGCTCTACCGCTGTTGGTgttggtggtgatgatggaGTGTGCTTGATGGGTTTTCTTTCCGATACCCTCACCTGATGGAAGCGCGTATTTTTGCATGGGCTCCGACCGCCGGTGCACTGCATGCTATTTACCAAGCGCTGAGAATCCGTTTTTTACTGAAACGATTATCGGTACATACAGCACTGAACCGGAAAAGTGgttgtatttatttttgctttcttGGGTTCTTTCATTTGAACCATTGCATCGCTTAGGAAGCCAGTTTATCGTTCTTTCGCAGTGGGGTGAAATTTTCTTAACTATAGGTGTGAGCGGATGATGAGTATCAGTAGGGGAAAGATTGATTTCTGTTACAATGTTAAAAAGGAGGGTGTAGAAACGCGGAAGTAATGTGCAACCAAACCGTAATATATTGTAGGCACTTGTTATGGGTGCATTCTTTAAAATGATATGCATGACTTTTAAACGAAACTATAGAATCGTCAGATCATTTtcgagatttttttaaaaacatattAACTAGTGAAAACGATTGATGTGTATAGTATGGGTGAAATATGACCATCCACCAACAGAAATAGAACGAAAATGCAATTTTATCAACAATTCGAATCAAACATACACAAAAAAGTCTTTTCTTACGCATTACGTCTTTTCAACAGCAACttgcgtaaaaagaaaccttaGTGCCATCGCTGTTTTGTTCTGTTCAGAATACCTGATGTTTTTACCCAAACAACTGATACCGATTAATGTTTTGCTAAAGGTCTTGCGTCCGTGATCGAAACAAAATTGCGTgccaaaataagatttttttgcgCGGGAGTCGTACCAGAACGCTATCGCTGAGAGAATATTGGTGCTCCTTGGTGCCAGCCACAATGCAGTCGCCACTCTAGTAGTGTTCTTACCAGTAAAATATCCGCCACAATTGCCCAATTGAGATTCAGCGCTAGCTCACCGAAAAATATTAGAACGTACGCTAGCGTTGCATCCGCGCTGACGAAGACCATCGCGCTGGCCAGCAGCGGTGCACTTACGATCAACCCGAACGCACAAATGTACGGATCCGCCCGCGGATATTTGCGATTGAAGCGTTGCGAAAGGTAGGATCCAAGCGGAACACCGATAATACCGGTGGTCATCGTGATAGCACCGAACACGAACGAAACGCTAGATATTCGTAAACGATAAAAAACGTAAAAACAATTTAGCATTTACATCTACCACTACAAGTTACTGTTAGCTCAAAACTAAGATAAAGGGATGCTAATTCAAGTTCGTCCTCTTCCTTCTGTGTAGAATATGGCGACACCTTCGGCCAGACGGCACCGCTTACCAGCAAAATGTCGGCCACAATTGACCAGGTCAAATTCAACGACACCTCAGCAAACAACACGAGGAAAAAACACCAGCTTTCGTTGAATTTGGCCAGTACCAACGCGAGGAAAATAAGTGGCGAGCTGCAAAACAGCCCGAAAGCGCAAATCATCGGATCGCAGGTAGGATACTGCGGACGCAACTTCCGCGCAATATACGATCCTAGCGGAACACCAATAAGTCCGGCAGCCATCGCGATAATGCCGAACTTGTACGAGACGCTTTGGGAAGAAAAGTGTTATCCTAGAACGAAAATGGTGAATCGCTAAGCGAAATTGGCTACTCACTCGTTAAGTGTGATGTTTTCGTTTCCAGGCTGGGACACCAACCCGAGATAGATGAACTTCGGTCCCCACCAGGCTAAGGCTCCGGCAACGAATGCAACGCAGGTGAAACCGGCGGTCGACAGCATGAAGGATGGATTCCTGCACACCGCTTTGATGTCCTCTCGGTACGAGGTTGCCTCCATGTGGTGCGTTCCTTCGCTCTGGCCACGCTCCGGATCCTGCAGCATCGCGATAAGAATGACGGCTACGATGCCGAGTGCGGGAGTTACTCGCAGGGCCCACTCCCAGGAACCGAACGCTTTCGCCATTTCCGAACCGACGATGTACCTGGAAGAGGACACATATATTTATGGTTTATGCATCATTCGACTCCTATATTTTATAAAATCAACAGTACGACATAATACGTTATAATAGttattatattgaaaaaaaaaaaacagtcaacaAGTCCAACTTTAATTCAAAATCAATATCATTCAATCAACCACGAGCACGCTTCCCATACACAGATATTGCAAAGAAGTAGTATATTGCCTTTACACCTTGCACCTTTATCGTTACCACGCGATTGGTCGTTATCATCCGACTACTCCTGTGGTCTCATTTTCATCCATAAAAGCAGCACAGGCATGCGGCTCGCTTTTTTCCCAATCTGGCTTCTGGAACAGAAGCATCAGCAGCGGTATTTCCGCGTTTACGATGCTGCATAAGAAGCACATACAACAGTACAACTTTTTCAAGTtccgtcattctcgcttctACGTTTACGAAGCTGGTCGATTTTTTCTCTAAGCCAATAAAAACGACCAGCAACGCAGAAACAAGAATGGCGGAACTTGAAAAAGTAGTACAGTTGTATGTGCTTCATATGCATCATCTTTCGAAAGATTTTTAAGAACTGCTGCCGGTGCTTCTGCTTCGGAAGTCAGATGAAAAATAAACGCGTGTCGCATGTCTGTCCTGTTTTTATGCATGAAAAAATCTTGAGACTCCGTTTCCCCACTtacatgcttgtcattctcctcagtatgtgaaaggagaggagaaaaaattcaccgcgcacttcccttccagtatgtgcctgcgtgtagcaaatgctttcaccacactgcttctttctccactccaaagtgtcccaaccagcttacagagagacgaacacacttccagctcaccccacatctgatagaaacaagaggggctaatcactctacagagaaaacgcagaagtacacaacagtgtccactggtgtgtagtccggaaggtgaaaaaaaacctaccgggcaaaagtgtagtgctcgtgtagctacactacgaaaacgaattccaccagagtaaattcgaccggcacgagcaacgcagtctattttttttctcccaatctcttttcctcttctgccatgctcaagaaaccaactgtgaaacgcaccgcagatagctctgcagtgtaattattgtgcttgatgtccacacgtgtgagaaagtacaccagagttcattgtctcgcaagagagagatttcagatttcaccgcagtgatttcaggaagctcagcagataaaaatcgtttgtcgctctcttctagcatgagcgttgatttgttctttagtgtgagagcagttgttctcgcagtgcaagatgttctcctgcactctagaggttttctgaggagaaaagacaagcatgcccACCTACTACTATCCGAATTTTGGTTTTTGATAACGATTGGGGGTTTTTGCCCCAATGCAAACACTGCCCTTATCAGAACAAACAAATCTGCAATCAAATAGTTAATGATTTTTATCTTAATCAATACATATAAAAGTGGCAAAAGTGTTggaaaattaggaaaaaattggaaaaattggaaatttcctttttcattttcgtttctACGAAACCTTTGAATtttctcaaacctttgttcTCAGCAAAATACGCCATTTTTTCTACATAAATCAGATGATGTTTCTTGTGATATAAAGTGAGCACGCAGCGGTTTTGCAGCTCATTCGTCAAGTTTAAAGCGAATAAAACggatagtttgtttttattcgaAGACTGGTTAGTATaaagttttattttgaaatgtcGGAATAGATGCCTTCGAAGTACGTTCGTGGCTGCCAAAAGCATCGTCAGAGGCAAGGATTCATTCCTGCACCTGTTAAAAAATACTTGGGTTGACTGTTAAAGCGGTGTTGGAATTGAAACCATTGACATTTGCAAGCAgtgttgcaaattttcactgtcagtgatagattctcaGTGGAAACTACAAACTATGAATATCAGTTTCAACACGAACGAACTGAAAGGGAAAattacttttaaaaaaatccaatagAAATTAATAAAtccgtttttttctgtttagaaaatacatacagttttGTGACTTAGTTATCTTATTTATAAGCAAATATTAGCAAAACTTGAGCGTTTCTTAAAATTGGCCATAAGAAAATCTTCACTCTCTAAAATTTGGAAAGAtgtgttttttgtgtttttgtgatatttcaattGGAATACAAATATAGGGTTCATATAAAAAACAATACAATTGCTATGTGCTTATTGCATGGATTCGAATTCGAGGCTTCAGCAAACTTTTTCGGTGTGATACGGGGTTAAGTTTGATGCTCATTTTAGTACGCGATTTGGCCGGTGAAATtgcgcttcgacaccaacttttttCTATTACATACTAGAGCCTTGCAGTTCTCAACAAAGTtatagaacatattttttttaaaaaatactgaacgaaattttgtgaaagttttttttatctctttagatttttaaaatatgtaGGAGGTTtcgtaaaatttgtttttcttatTACGTGTcgaattttttatcatttatttattttccaatttttttttttgacataaaTGGAATAAACTCATCTTTTCTTGCTGAGTATAGAGTTTATAGAATATTAACAAATAAGTTGATGCCCACCACGCGAAAATTGTTTACATCCGGTAAAGTGCATAACAGCgataagaaaaataaatttcacaaTAACTCGTATATTTCCCAAATGTAAAGATATACAGCTTGTGCGTCTTCTACACAATTTCTTGAAATTTCATGAGCCACATCTTTGTTGAAAACTGcgaagctctagcgtgtaagagaaaaaaagttgGTGTCTAAGCGTCATCTCTGTGGCCAAAACCATATAGTATCAGCGTCCCAGCCCTAGCATTGAGAAATGATGATGGTTTGCTAATTGTTTTGAGTTACAGTATTACTTGAGCACTTAAAAAACTTTCGTACTTGACAAGTAAGAAAAACATTATTCAACTTCtatcaaaataaatttcataGAAAAATAGGTGTCTGAATTTTTGTATTAATATTTATGATGTGTCTTCTGCGaagttttataaaatttattgatctacaactttgtcgaacaccACAAAGCTCTAACCTTTGCGGTTGGTTCGCAAACAAATTTAAGCCTTCAAATTCTCCGACGTgagaccagaccgaaccaagcgccaatattttcaaaattgagTTTCTAACACCAGTgcatgttaaaattgataaacTATCTTTCacgaaaaaacgaaatcatttgaacagttcaaaATCGTactaaaacaaaaaatgtcTGTGGGTTGGTaaacgccgattactcgaaacaaTGTTTCTGGCGCTTGGTTCagtctgatcgcacgccgaccaattgaAGTTATAGCAATACttagaaactttgtagaagatcggaaaccggtTGGATAAACTCTGCCAGGGCTGATAATTTCGATCCGCTAGGCTGCATCTCTGGCCCAACGTGTTGATACTGTTTGTTATAAAATGGAAGTTTCGGAGAAAATTGCTGCCAATTTTTTCGAAAGCTCTTTGGAGATGATCACTATGTGTTCCAGCAAGACGATGCACcagcgcatactgcgaacttgGTTCAAGGTTGGTGTCAGGCTTATCATTTCTCCTCAGTGAATCACTGGCGTTTAAGAGAACATCTTTCAcagcgaaaacaactgctctcacactggggGGCAAAGCTACGCTCTTGCTAGAAGAGAgcgcagcgaattgtgtgtaTTTGAGTTGCTTGCAAAAacacagagctcactgcagtgctaactcttaagcatatatcaaatgagagGAGCATCTAgataggaaagtagattgcattgtttgttttgaatcGCGAAACTGGAAAAACTAAATCCAGCCGctcgtcacgcatgtttgctctttgAATGCCACCGAATTCATGTCGACAAAAATCaccgcggtgtacttctgtgtattctcgttagagtgattcaccactcttgtgtCGCTCAGTTGTGGTAgagcggcagaaacacagcacaaagcagaatgaagaagtttggtgcaaaaaaaaaaaacactatacGCAGCGCTCATGTTGGGCAAAAAGTGAGCGGTGAATTTTTACTCTGCTCATTCCACATATCGAGGAAAATAGTAGGCCTGGTTGGTGTAGGGACAATTTGACGAATTTCCTGGTTAAAAAAGCCGCGAGGCTACCAAATCTAAACTTAATTGACTTTTTTGAGTGCTCCTACATGATGTTGAAACTTGCTAATTACAAGATCTTCAATTTGAAATAGCTTGATGTATGATGATGTATCAAACTATATTGTATACCGGTACTGTGATAACGGGACGGTTGTCTCCCGGAGACCAGATGCCCAAAGACCGTAAAGTatccatatcgtgcgcgaatttgcATAATAAAGATCGCACCATAAATCGCGGTGGATTCACATCAGCATTCCTATGATTCTAGTGGGTAATGCAGATCAGAAAATCAGAAAATATAAAACTAATATTCCTTTCTCAATCGATTTGCTTTGGGTGCGGCAGAGCTATACACTGTGTTAAGTCTAAAAAGAGAAACCCTCTAATGTTTTTCGGTTCGGAAGAACGGACAATTGCTGTGACGCTCAATAAATTCTGAAACAAAACAATCTTTATTCAAATTATAACACTAAACTGGAAGGCTGGGTACAGTGGGAACAGTAGGTAATGTTGGTATAGTAGGAACAGTGGGTAACGTTGGTATCGTGGGAACAGTGGGTAGTGTTGGTATAGTAGGAATAGTGGGCAATGTTGGTATAGTAGGTAACGTAGGGATAGTTGGTAACGTTGGTAAAGTAGGAACAGTGGGCAAAGTAGGTAATGTAGGTATAGTAACGGGTAGGCTGGGTAGACTGGGTAAAGATCCAAGAGGAAGTGAGAGTCCCAGTATACTTAGAAGGCTCAGAATCAAATCCAAAAGGCCTGCTCCCGGTGGATAACACTCTTTAGTAATTCGCGCGACTAGAGTGCAGTTATCTAAACAAGTAGTCTTCAACCGGTCGACACACTGTTGACTTTTACGTTTGAAATCTTCCTCGGATGTACCGTAACCACCGCACTGCACGTATAACCGATCGTTGTTTGGCCCGCGGACATCGTCGTACAGTCCCTCACGTATCATAATGCATCGCATCAGGCAGCTGGCTTTTTGATTCAACAGAAACTCCGACGATCCGTACACCGCTAATTCTCGAGGAGATATCTGGAGCATTTGTGCACATTGTCTGATCACATTAAGATGTAGTAAGTCCGGAAGAGGTACTAGCTGTGGTGATGGGAATGCACTTCCGTAACTCCGATCAAAGCAATTCAGTGATATGGAGGCTCGAACGCAAGAATCGCACTGCGGAATTTCTCGTAGATTGCACTGTAGACAGTTGTTGGTGCGAACAATACTCTTGTCGTTTACATAAATAGCTGGGTAATGTCGTGACAATGGTAGACCCACAACTCCAGTAGAATCATTCCAGGAACGAAGCACCAGTAGTTTACAGCGTTCTTCGCAGGCACCTCCGACAAATTGGAGGTATTGTTTACACTCAATCTGGGCTTGCAATTGACTTTTCAGTACCGCTTTGTGGTTACTAGCGGCGTTGCCGCTAGATGCCAGCAAGAATAACGAACTTAGTAACCAAAACATGTTGCAGGGTTTCTTTTCCCGAGTGTGACTGCAGCAACACTGACCGGAAAGAAGTTAAGTAATGTGTTTATAATAACATGGGTCATGACATTGAAAATAAAAGTCATGGACAACTGAACGTTCAGAACGTGCTTTCgagtagcaaaaaaaaagtggATAAATAAAACTGATAAACTCAGTGTATATGAACATTAtaaaataaacgtttttttttggcGAAAGGCACAGTTATGCATTCTTTTTTTCGTGGTCATGTAATCAAGCAGTATTAGTACTCAACCAAAGAGGTGTCAGAGAACGGAtctattttgtttttggcaTGCCCTGAAGAAGGAAGTGGCtatatttattgtttttggaGTTAATTTCCTTGCACAAAAGAATACCCCCGTAGTATTAATTGTGTTCTTAGTATTCACACATGTTTTGTGTCTGATTTCACTCAACAATACAATATCACACGCTAGCCTGgaaggctaatagcggtctcgatcaactagattagttgagttgagagaactcgttatcgatattgtttttggtacattttgcatgttgtaggataagtacaacgatacaccgtgccccagtgctgtgtctagaaaatttccagctcgaaaagatccacgacctgatcgggaatcgaaacaCGACATCACaatcgtgtgggagagctagccgacctacATCGCTaatcacagaaccacggggaccacgattTCACTCAAACATTGTGCGAAAAACTGCAATGGTTATCCAGTGAGAACATTCAACCAGCTTGGAGCAGTTTTGAGAGTTATCCAAATCtgcacaaacatatacactaaagtcgctttttacgcgggggatacgtgccgcgtaaaaaaaaccgcgtaaaaaaccgcgtaaattccggaatccgcgtaaaaaaacgcgtaaattccgtaatccgcgtaaaaaaccgagtaaattccggaatccgcgtaaaaagcgaccttaatgTACATGTAACGTCATGTTGTTATTTTTGTCTGTTAAAACACGAAAAAACATGCTTTGATGTTTATACGAAGGACGTGAATAAATATAGTTTAGgtcaaataattttttgcttgagcgtcttagtagaatggaattgaatattgagaaccAACAGGTAGTAGAATTCAATAGAagcataacctattctcaatattcacaTTGTTTAGGTGTTGCATTCCGCGCTCGGAACTTAATGAAGTGTTATTCAACAGATTTCGCAGCGATTCCATTGATTACAAGAAATTTGCTGTATTGTAGTACAAAATCATGGAAATTGCGTAGACATTTTCTAATTCCGAAATTCATAGCCTATATTTCGTGCACCGCaggagacactataccgatcacACAAACCCTTTTGACTCGAACCATATTATTATCATTAACAGGCACTCGGCTCAGCCAATTTGATTTATATGTAAGCACAAAGTTGGTGTTCCAACGGGAAATCTAACTTCAGaagtatgttttatttcttCAAGTTCAAACAACCTTAAATGTTCAGCTaagaatttgtaaaaaaaaacagatattttTTGTCTAACGATGTTTATTTTTCTTCTAGAACAAAATAACTGcttataactttgccgaaaacatctTACAAATCTAATTTTACTTCTTTTCTTCtcaggattttttttctcatttttccatGATTAGACAACCGTTAATGTCTTCAAATCACACCAGGGATTGGAAGTCCCAATTAGCCAAAAAGACCAGTGAGTGTACCCAAAAGGCCGGAACCTGGTGGATAACACTCCTTGGTGATTCGTGCCAGTAGGGTGCAGTTATCCGTGCAAGTAGTCCTCAATCGGTTGACACACTGTTGACTGTCCCGTTTGAAGTCTTCCTCAGATGTTCCGTAACCACCGCACTGCACGTATAACCGATCATTGTTTGGACCGCGAACATCGTCGTACAATCCTTCTCGAATCATAATGCATCGCATCAGGCAGCTGGCTTTTGATTCAACAAAAATTCCGACGATCCGTATACCTGCAATTCTCGGGGAGATATCTGCAGCATTTGGGCACACTGTCTGATCACATTTAGGTGCAATAAGTCCGGAAGAGGCACTAGCTGTGGTGATGGGAGTGCACTTCCGTAGCTGCGGTCGAAGCAATTCAGTGATGTACAGGCTCGAACGCATGTATCGCACTGCGGAATATCACGTAGATTGCACTGTAGACAGTTGTTCACTCGAGCCACACTCTTATCGTTTACATTACAAGGTGGATAATGTCGTGACAATGGCAGACCCATTCATTCCAGGCACGAAGCACCAGCGTTCTTCGCAGGCACCCCCGACGTATTGGAGATATTGTTTACACTCAATCTTGGCTCGCAGTTGACTTTTCAGGACCACTTTGTGGTTACTAGCGGCGTTGCCGCTAGATACTAGCACGAGTAACAAATTTAGTAACCAAAACATACTACAGGGTTTCTTTTCCTGAGTGTGACTGCAGCAACACTGACCGGAATGAAGTTAAGTAATGTTTTATAACAACATGGGTCTTGACAT encodes:
- the LOC129722585 gene encoding general odorant-binding protein 45-like, which produces MFWLLSSLFLLASSGNAASNHKAVLKSQLQAQIECKQYLQFVGGACEERCKLLVLRSWNDSTGVVGLPLSRHYPAIYVNDKSIVRTNNCLQCNLREIPQCDSCVRASISLNCFDRSYGSAFPSPQLVPLPDLLHLNVIRQCAQMLQISPRELAVYGSSEFLLNQKASCLMRCIMIREGLYDDVRGPNNDRLYVQCGGYGTSEEDFKRKSQQCVDRLKTTCLDNCTLVARITKECYPPGAGLLDLILSLLSILGLSLPLGSLPSLPSLPVTIPTLPTLPTVPTLPTLPTIPTLPTIPTLPTIPTIPTLPTVPTIPTLPTVPTIPTLPTVPTVPSLPV
- the LOC129722586 gene encoding uncharacterized protein LOC129722586; protein product: MRSSLYITELLRPQLRKCTPITTASASSGLIAPKCDQTVCPNAADISPRIAGIRIVGIFVESKASCLMRCIMIREGLYDDVRGPNNDRLYVQCGGYGTSEEDFKRDSQQCVNRLRTTCTDNCTLLARITKECYPPGSGLLGTLTGLFG